Proteins from one Melospiza melodia melodia isolate bMelMel2 chromosome 18, bMelMel2.pri, whole genome shotgun sequence genomic window:
- the ERCC4 gene encoding DNA repair endonuclease XPF, whose amino-acid sequence MAALLEHESQIFLELFHRDGLVVCARGLGIDRLLLRFLRLYCEPASLVLVLNTSPAEEEYFIDQLRSDGVVHLPRRVTNEIANNTRYEFYTQGGVIFATSRILVVDFLTDRIPANLITGVLVYKAHRIIESCQEAFILRLYRQKNKQGFIKAFTDNAVAFNTGFCQVERVMKNLFVGKLYLWPRFHIAVHSFLEKHKPEVVEIHVAMTPAMLAIQTAILDILNACLKELKRYNPALEVEDLSLENAIAKPFDKTIRHYLDPLWHQLGAKTKSLVQDLKILRTLLLYLTQYDCVTFLNLLESLKASEKAFGENSGWLFLDSSTSMFVNARARVYRIADEKLNQKGKGSGSEKRDVKKENELKRELVLESNPKWEALREVLKEIENENKNSDNLGGPGQVLICASDDRACAQLREYIITGAEAFLTRLYNKTFGKDEKAGEVWINDRKATKSKGNAKPDTGPQAKKAKLTAPSKQNKQKKQQDRTLIQMIGKTEEEKREEVEVEDNKELSGSQESNIEETIPEDFDFSLPSDCYYGIFKDPLTIIHPLQGCGDPYALTRVLHEVEPRYVVLYDAELTFVRQLEIYKASRPGKPLRVYFLIYGGSTEEQRYLTALRKEKEAFEKLIREKASMVVPEEREGRDETNLDLLRDARPASVSADTRKAGGQEQKGVQQTIIVDMREFRSELPSLIHRRGIDIEPVTLEVGDYILTPDICVERKSISDLIGSLNNGRLYAQCVAMCRYYKRPVLLIEFDPSKPFSLIPRGSLQPEISSNDVTSKLTLLTLHFPKLRILWCPSPHATAEVFEELKQNHPQPDAETAMAVTADSEILPESDKYNPGPQDFLLKMPGVNAKNCRALMTHVKSIAELVTLSKDELAKILGNAANATQLFDFIHLTYAEALAKGKSKK is encoded by the exons ATGGCGGCGCTGCTGGAGCACGAGAGCCAGATCTTCCTGGAGCTCTTCCACCGCGACGGGCTCGTCGTGTGCGCCCGCGGGCTCGGCATCGACCGCCTGCTGCTGCGCTTCCTGCGCCTCTACTGCGAGCCCGCCAGCCTGGTGCTCGTGCTCAACACCAGCCCCGCCGAGGAG GAGTATTTTATTGATCAGCTGAGGTCAGATGGAGTTGTTCATCTCCCTCGCCGTGTTACCAATGAAATTGCAAATAATACTCGATATGAATTTTATACACAAGGAGGAGTCATCTTTGCAACCAGTCGGATCCTTGTGGTGGATTTCCTTACTGACAGAATCCCTGCCAATCTCATTACTG GCGTTTTGGTGTACAAAGCACACAGAATCATTGAGTCCTGTCAGGAGGCATTCATCTTGCGACTTTATCGCCAGAAGAACAAGCAAGGCTTCATTAAAGCTTTTACAGATAATGCAGTTGCCTTTAACACTGGCTTTTGTCAAGTGGAAAGAGTGATGAAGAATCTTTTTGTTGGGAAGCTTTATCTGTGGCCAAG ATTTCACATAGCAGTGCACTCGTTTTTAGAGAAGCATAAACCTGAAGTGGTGGAAATCCACGTGGCAATGACTCCTGCTATGCTTGCCATCCAGACTGCAATCCTGGACATTCTGAATGCATGTCTGAAGGAACTGAAACGTTACAACCCAGCTCTTGAAGTAGAAGATCTATCTTTAGAGAATGCTATTGCTAAACCTTTTGACAAG ACAATCCGCCACTATTTAGATCCTCTCTGGCATCAGCTCGGAGCTAAGACAAAGTCTTTGGTGCAGGATCTGAAGATCCTACGTACTTTGCTACTGTATCTAACCCAGTATGATTGTGTCACTTTCCTTAATCTCCTGGAGTCACTGAAAGCAAGTGAAAAAGCTTTTGGTGAGAATTCAG gctggctgtTCCTTGACTCCAGCACTTCAATGTTTGTGAATGCTCGAGCTCGAGTTTATCGCATTGCAGATGAGAAACTGAATCAGAAAGGCAAAGGCTCAGGCTCTGAAAAACGTGATGTAAAGAAGGAAAATG AACTGAAAAGGGAATTGGTTCTAGAAAGTAACCCAAAATGGGAAGCTTTGAGAGAAGTACTGAAAGAGATTGAAAATGAGAATAAGAACAGTGACAACCTTGGCGGTCCAG GGCAAGTGCTCATTTGTGCCAGTGATGACCGAGCCTGTGCACAGCTCAGGGAGTATATTATTACTGGAGCAGAAGCTTTTCTAACAAGACTTTATAACAAAACCTTTGGAAAGGACGAGAAAGCTGGAGAAGTGTGGATTAATGACAGAAAAGCCACGAAGTCCAAAGGAAATGCCAAACCAGACACAGGGCCTCAAGCCAAAAAAGCCAAGCTGACAGCTccttcaaaacaaaataaacagaaGAAGCAGCAAGACCGGACTCTAATCCAAATGATAGGGAAAACTGAAGAGGAAAAGAGAGAGGAGGTCGAGGTGGAAGACAACAAAGAATTAAGTGGTAGCCAAGAAAGCAACATTGAAGAGACCATTCCTGAAGATTTTGATTTCAGCTTGCCCTCAGATTGTTACTATGGGATTTTCAAGGACCCACTGACAATTATCCACccgctgcagggctgtggggatcCCTACGCGCTCACTCGGGTGCTGCACGAAGTAGAACCCAGATATGTTGTGCTGTATGATGCAGAACTCACTTTTGTTCGGCAGCTGGAAATCTACAAGGCAAGCAGGCCTGGGAAGCCTTTGAG AGTTTATTTCCTCATATATGGGGGCTCCACAGAAGAGCAGCGCTACCTCACAGCTCTGAGGAAGGAGAAGGAGGCCTTCGAAAAACTCATTCG AGAGAAGGCCAGCATGGTTGTTCCTgaagaaagagaaggaagagaTGAAACAAACTTAGATCTCCTCAGAGACGCCAGACCTGCCTCTGTCTCTGCTGACACACGCAAAGCAG GTGGACAGGAACAGAAGGGTGTCCAGCAAACCATAATCGTGGATATGCGGGAATTCCGTAGCGAGCTTCCATCCCTGATCCATCGCCGTGGCATCGACATCGAGCCCGTGACTTTGGAAGTTGGGGATTATATTCTAACCCCCGACATCTGCGTGGAGCGCAAGAGCATCAGCGATCTGATCGGCTCCCTGAACAACGGCAGGCTGTACGCGCAGTGCGTGGCCATGTGCCGCTACTACAAGCGGCCAGTGCTCCTCATTGAGTTTGATCCTAGCAAACCCTTCTCCTTGATCCCGCGAGGCTCTTTACAGCCAGAAATTTCCAGCAATGATGTTACTTCTAAACTGACCCTTCTCACACTGCACTTCCCAAAGTTACGAATCCTGTGGTGTCCCTCTCCCCACGCTACTGCTGAAGTCTTTGAAGAGTTGAAACAAAACCATCCCCAACCCGACGCAGAAACGGCGATGGCCGTCACCGCAGACTCCGAAATTCTCCCCGAGTCAGACAAGTACAACCCTGGGCCTCAGGACTTCCTGCTGAAAATGCCAGGGGTTAATGCAAAGAACTGCCGTGCCTTAATGACCCACGTTAAAAGCATTGCAGAGCTGGTGACGCTGTCCAAGGACGAGCTGGCCAAGATTTTGGGTAATGCTGCCAATGCCACACAACTCTTTGACTTTATTCACTTGACCTATGCAGAGGCACTAGccaaaggaaaaagcaaaaaatga